Genomic window (Streptomyces sp. TG1A-60):
TCTCCTCGCGGTACTTCGTCTTGAGACGCGGAGTCGTGGTGGTAGCCATCAGATGTCCTCACCCGTCCGCTTGGCAACGCGAACCTTGTTGCCCTCGTCGTCGAAGCGGTAACCGACACGCGTGACGACCTTCTTGCCGTCCTTCTCAACGACCAGCTGGACGTTGGAGACGTGGATCGGCGCCTCGGTCGTGACGATGCCACCGGCCTGCGAACCCTTGGTGGTCGGGCCGGCCTTGGTGTGCTTCTTGACCCGGTTGACACCCTCGACCAGGACACGGTCCTCGCGGGGGAAGGCCGCGATGACCTTGCCCTGCTTGCCCTTGTCCTTACCGGTGATGACCTGGACCAGGTCGCCCTTCTTGATCTTCATGCTTACAGCACCTCCGGCGCGAGCGAGATGATCTTCATGAACTTCTTCTCGCGCAGCTCACGGCCGACCGGGCCGAAGATACGGGTGCCGCGGGGGTCGCCGTCGTTCTTCAGAATGACGGCGGCGTTCTCGTCGAAGCGGATGTACGAGCCGTCCGGACGGCGGCGCTCCTTGACGGTGCGAACGATGACCGCCTTGACGACGTCACCCTTCTTCACGTTGCCACCGGGGATCGCGTCCTTGACGGTGGCGACGATGACGTCACCGATGCCCGCGTAGCGGCGACCGGAGCCACCGAGCACACGGATGCAAAGGATCTCCTTCGCACCAGTGTTGTCGGCGACACGCAGTCGCGACTCCTGCTGGATCACGTCTATCTCCTGATTGTCTGCCGGTTCCCTCCGGCGATCGAGCCGGAGAGCCTGGCGGAACCGTCCTGCGGATGTGCTCCGCAGGAATTGACTTGCGCCTCTTCGGGGCGAAACCCGCGCTGGGGGCTCAGAGCCCCCAGCGGAGGGCAGCGGGGGCGGAACCCCCGCTTGTTACTTCGCCTTCTCGAGGATCTCGACGACGCGCCAGTGCTTCGTCGCGGACAGCGGCCGGGTCTCCATGAGGAGGACACGGTCGCCGATGCCGGCGGCGTTCTGCTCGTCGTGCGCCTTGAGCTTGCTCGTGCTGCGGATGACCTTGCCGTACAGGGCGTGCTTCTTGCGGTCCTCGACGGCGACGACGACGGTCTTGTCCATCTTGTCGCTGACGACGATGCCCTCACGGCTCTTGCGGAATCCGCGCGCCTCGGTGTTCGTCTCAGTCACGTTGTTCTCGCTCATCAGGCGTTCTCCACCGTTTCGATGCCCAGCTCACGCTCGCGCATCAGGGTGTAGATCCGCGCGATGTCCTTGCGGACCGCCTTGAGACGGCCGTGGTTCTCGAGCTGTCCGGTCGCCGCCTGGAAGCGGAGGTTGAACAGCTCTTCCTTGGCTTCGCGGAGCTTCGCCAGAAGCTCCTCGTCACCCAGCTCGCGCAGCTCGGACGCCTTGGTACCGGCCGACATCACGCTTCACCTGCCTCGCGCTTGACGATCCGGCACTTCATCGGCAGCTTGTGGGCTGCGCGAGTCAGGGCCTCACGGGCGATCTTCTCGTTGGGGTAGGACAGCTCGAACATCACCCGACCGGGGTGGACGTTCGCGATCCACCACTCCGGCGAACCCTTACCGGAACCCATGCGGGTCTCGGCGGGCTTCTTCGTGAGCGGGCGGTCCGGGTAGATGTTGATCCAGACCTTGCCGCCACGCTTGATGTGGCGGGTCATCGCGATACGGGCCGCCTCGATCTGGCGGTTGGTCACGTACGCCGGCGTGAGGGCCTGAATGCCGTACTCGCCGAACGCGACCGTCGTACCACCCTTGGCCTGACCACGGCGCTTCGGGTGGTGCTGCTTGCGGTGCTTGACCCTACGGGGGATCAGCATGACGGTCAGGCCTCCGTTCCGGTGCTCTCAGCCGGAGCGGCGACGGGAGCCTCGGCCTTGGGGGCCTCGGCGCCGGCAGCCTGCTGCGGCTTGCGACCGCGCCGCTCGCCACCGCGGCCACCACGGGCCGGGCGGTCGGCACCACCGCGGGCCGGGCGGTTACCCGCGCGGGCAGCGGCGTTCTCGGCGCGGACCTCGGCGATGTTCTTGACGTCGCCCTTGTAGATCCAGACCTTCACGCCGATGCGGCCGAAGGTCGTCTTGGCCTCGAAGAAGCCGTAGTCCACGTTCGCGCGGAGGGTGTGCAGGGGCACGCGGCCCTCGCGGTAGAACTCCGAGCGGGACATCTCGGCGCCACCGAGGCGGCCACCGCACTGGATCTTGATGCCCTTGGCGCCGGCCTTCATCGCCGACTGCATGCTCTTACGCATGGCGCGGCGGAAGGAGACGCGGGAGGAGAGCTGCTCGGCGACGGCCTGGGCCACCAGCTGAGCGTCCGTCTCCGGGTTCTTGACCTCGAGGATGTTCAGCTGGACCTGCTTGCCGGTCAGCTTCTCCAGGTCACCGCGGATGCGGTCGGCCTCGGCGCCGCGGCGGCCGATGACGATGCCCGGACGCGCGGTGTGGATGTCCACCCGGACACGGTCACGGGTGCGCTCGATCTCCACCTTCGAGATGCCGGCGCGCTCCATGCCGGACGTCATCATCCGACGGATGGCGACGTCTTCCTTGACGTAGTCCTTGTACAGCTTGTCGGCGTACCAACGCGACTTGAAGTCGGTCGTGACACCGAGCCGGAACCCATGCGGGTTTACCTTCTGGCCCATTACCGGGTTCCTTCCTTGCTGCTGACGACCACGGTGATGTGGCTGGTCCGCTTGCGGATCCGGTAGGCACGGCCCTGGGCACGCGGACGGAACCGCTTCAGGGTCGGGCCCTCGTCGACGTACGCCTCGCTGATGAACAGCGCGGAGGCGTCCGTGTGGTCGTAGTTGTGCGCGGCGTTGGCGATGGCGCTGTCCAGCACCTTGCCGACCGGCACGCTCGCGGCCTGCGGGGCGAAACGCAGGACCGCCTGAGCCTCCGTGGCGTCGAGGCCACGGATGAGGTCCACCACGCGGCGGGCCTTCATGGGCGTGACGCGGATGTACCGCGCCTGGGCCCTGGCTTCCATGGTTGTCCTTCCAGTGTCTGTCATGGTCATTCCACCCCGCGTTAGCGGCGCTTCGACTTCCGGTCGTCCTTGACGTGACCCCGGAAGGTGCGCGTCGGCGAGAACTCGCC
Coding sequences:
- the rplX gene encoding 50S ribosomal protein L24 produces the protein MKIKKGDLVQVITGKDKGKQGKVIAAFPREDRVLVEGVNRVKKHTKAGPTTKGSQAGGIVTTEAPIHVSNVQLVVEKDGKKVVTRVGYRFDDEGNKVRVAKRTGEDI
- the rplN gene encoding 50S ribosomal protein L14, yielding MIQQESRLRVADNTGAKEILCIRVLGGSGRRYAGIGDVIVATVKDAIPGGNVKKGDVVKAVIVRTVKERRRPDGSYIRFDENAAVILKNDGDPRGTRIFGPVGRELREKKFMKIISLAPEVL
- the rpsQ gene encoding 30S ribosomal protein S17 yields the protein MSENNVTETNTEARGFRKSREGIVVSDKMDKTVVVAVEDRKKHALYGKVIRSTSKLKAHDEQNAAGIGDRVLLMETRPLSATKHWRVVEILEKAK
- the rpmC gene encoding 50S ribosomal protein L29; protein product: MSAGTKASELRELGDEELLAKLREAKEELFNLRFQAATGQLENHGRLKAVRKDIARIYTLMRERELGIETVENA
- the rplP gene encoding 50S ribosomal protein L16, giving the protein MLIPRRVKHRKQHHPKRRGQAKGGTTVAFGEYGIQALTPAYVTNRQIEAARIAMTRHIKRGGKVWINIYPDRPLTKKPAETRMGSGKGSPEWWIANVHPGRVMFELSYPNEKIAREALTRAAHKLPMKCRIVKREAGEA
- the rpsC gene encoding 30S ribosomal protein S3, whose translation is MGQKVNPHGFRLGVTTDFKSRWYADKLYKDYVKEDVAIRRMMTSGMERAGISKVEIERTRDRVRVDIHTARPGIVIGRRGAEADRIRGDLEKLTGKQVQLNILEVKNPETDAQLVAQAVAEQLSSRVSFRRAMRKSMQSAMKAGAKGIKIQCGGRLGGAEMSRSEFYREGRVPLHTLRANVDYGFFEAKTTFGRIGVKVWIYKGDVKNIAEVRAENAAARAGNRPARGGADRPARGGRGGERRGRKPQQAAGAEAPKAEAPVAAPAESTGTEA
- the rplV gene encoding 50S ribosomal protein L22, whose translation is MEARAQARYIRVTPMKARRVVDLIRGLDATEAQAVLRFAPQAASVPVGKVLDSAIANAAHNYDHTDASALFISEAYVDEGPTLKRFRPRAQGRAYRIRKRTSHITVVVSSKEGTR